CGCCATACGGGTGCAtgctggttgctgctgctgctatcaCCAGATCACTCAGGTGCACTAGTGAGGTATAGGAATTAACAGGCAGAAAAATACAGTTCACTCTGACACTGAAAAGGCCAGGACCTAGAACTGCACATTTTCAGCAGCTAGTTCCAACCAGCTTCTTTCAATTTCTTGCCCCAGGAGTTCGCTTCTTCCTGCTTCTAGAGCACTCAATGTAAATTAGAAAGAATCGGGTTTCTGGAAAAGTTTTTGCTGAAACATGCACACTTAGTCTTGTAACTCTGTTTTCCAAACTCTCCACAACTCAGTCCAAAAAGGGCCCCAGACTTTTTCCGTGACATCACTACGCCATGCTGCTCGGCAGTCCCCtggatcaaaaaaaaaagccagcacagTGTGGTGGCACCACTGTAATCTACCGAATATCCTAGGGCATATATCACACTTTCAGTAAATTCCATTCAGACAGACTTAGATTGGTGTACTTTCTTTACAAATGTAAATCCTCGGGGCTCCATTGGTCCCACTGAAACACTATGTTCACTACTAAATATGGCTCCTATCTCAAGTACAAAAGTGTGATAAGACATATTTATTCACATTCTTTCACTGTGacacaagtaaaaaaaattctagcTATCTAATCGGGTGCAGGAGAAGTGTAGCAAGATCAGCTGTCAACAGCACTGCATGAAGCACAGCGGAAAGAGCACAAATCACAAAAAGGCAGAACTCACTAAAGATAAATGCTAAACGAGTTCCGGTACATTCACCATAAGTTTACAGGACACACAAAGCTACTTCAAAGCAGCTGGTGTAAATTCACACGCTGCTGGAATGGCCACTATGAATGCCGGAATGGTGTGTCCAGTTCAAGGGGCACCTCAGCGCACTGAGGAGGATTTACAGAAAGACTGGGGAACTAATGCCACGCCTTGTAATGAGGACTGAGGGGGCAGCTAGTACAAAACAGTCACTTTTAAACTCTCCTGTGTCCACAGCTTTTATTTGCCAAAAGTTGCAAACCAACTTGAAGACAAGTCATGGGCGTGATGATCATTCAAAAGAAATCAAGTATTACTCACTGGTTCATTGTCTAGTCTATGAAACAGCTATCATAAGACGAATCGGTCAAGCAGGTCCATCAAATGTCCTTGTGTTTTCTGTCCCAATCATCTGCATACCAGCATTGTGTAGCAATAGAATTATCAGCAGAAAGCGCACCAGGTTGTGTGTTTGGTGCCTTACTTCAAAAGAAGTTTATAGCGAATTACTATCAGTGTAAAAACACAACTGTGACACCATTTTTATTCCACTTTGACTTGCATTCCGTCTTGGATTATGGACAGAATTAAATACTTTAGAGGAGGCTTTCTGCTAATTTTTAATTAGGCTTTCtgctaatttttaattaagagatCAACAAAAATCATGGTTTAGCTGGCTTTCTGATTCCTACAAAAATTGCTCCATTGTAACTCCTGACAGCTTGTTCTCACATATATATCCAGCCTCTTTTTGAATCTTAGCAGATTCTCCATTTTAAGAGGTATTCTGCGGCAAGAAAAATTAACACATCAGTCAAGCATTCTgcacagaacagaaggaaaacagcccTTCGCATTTACCATTGTCCCGTCACCTACCGCACCATCCTTGTTTCTGCAGATTATTAAAATGGCCAAACAGTTGCTCCAAAGAGGCGATTACCATAGAGACTATAGAACATTTACAGCATTCAAATATGATATTCTGAAATTAACGTCATCACTGGGATCCAGCTTCTGATGCTCCCCATCAAGGGTGCTCCCGTGACAAGACGTAGCTGCTACGAGCTGCTATGTTGCTTCATCTCAGCATGCCACACGCAGTGTTTGCCTGTTTGCTTTCCATTCTACTCCTGCCCGATGTCTCTTCCAGACTTCTGTGCCTGCCAAACCCTACTGTCTCCtgatgatttctttatttttttggctATGATCTCCTTTGAATTCCACTTTTCTTGCATTCTGAATTACAGTGACCATTGTCAGTGATTAATAAATAGATACCGGTGACAATCAAAGGGCCTTTCCACTAAAGCACTTGCACAACCCCTCTGAAAAGCTGGAAGGCTACTGGCTGGAACCATGGGGTAAGGAACTGCAAGTTAAAGCTCCCCAAGTTTCCCCAAAGGAAAGAGGAGGTCAAGACTGATCTTTGTCCTAATTTAATGTCACGACAAAACAGTCATCAATTTCTTATTCCCAGCCGTCACCTGCTAAGGGGCATGCCTTAGTATCCCTCCCTGCAGCTATCCTGTATCCTGACACATCCATCCTTCCTGACCAAATTGGCTTCCTGCCAGCCTCACAATCCACTGGAATGCCCCTGGGAGCTCTCTGATGAGACCGTCTTTTCCCCTATGCCTGCTTGGTTCTTTCGTGGCTCCCACTATGGGCAGCCACGGCAAATTTTTCCAAAGCCCTTCATACAGCCCCAGCCACGTCCTTTCACCCACATGCCAAGGGAGAGGGCAGCTGCCCCTGGGGCAGAGCCCACCAGCAGGCAGTGGCAGGGGCTGGACAGGGGAATTGCCATGCTACCTGCACTATGGGCATGTGGTTGCAGTTggcccgcgccctgcccgcgtCGCCCACCGCAATGCAGGTGCCCCATCCCGCCCGCTGTCACACCAGGCCTCACCTTGATCAGCTTGCAGCGGATCTGGGCAGACACCATGTGGCTGTTGCGGAGGTTGCCGACACGGAACATGAGGCAGAGCTTGCCATCCCGCTGCGAGACGACTGCGGCATGGCTGAACATGAGGGTCTCAGCTCGCTTCTTGGGCTGGGACATCTTGATAAACATGCAGCCAATGAGGAACGCATCGACGATGGAGCCCAGCAGCGACTGGAAGAGGAAGAGCACGATGCCCTCAGGGCAGCGCTCGGTAATGTAGCGGTGCCCGTAGCCAATGGTGGCCTCAGTCTCTATGAAGAAGAGGAAGGCGGAGGGAAAGTTGTACACGTTGGCGACACATGGAGTGTACGTGTCATCATGCGCCCGGTGCAGGTCACCTCGCAGGTAGGCGATGCCCCACCACATTGAGGCCATGACCAGCCAGGCGACTGTGTAGGTCAGCAGGAAGATGAGCAGGTTCCAGCGCCACTTGAGGTCCACCAGCGTGGTGAAGAGGTCGGAGAGGTAGCGGCTGCTCTCACCGCCCAGGTTCCCGTGTTGTACATTGCAGCGCCCGTTCTTGTCCACGAAGCGCTGCCGCTCTCTGCGGGTGCCGCTGCGAGCCGGGCCCACCACCTGGTACTCGTCCCCAAACTTCCTGCGCACGGCAGACATGCTGCCGAGGCCCTCCGCGGGCGCGGTGAGgatgcggcggggcggggggcggcggcacCCCGCTGCCTGCGCGCAGCAGCCACCGAGCGCGGCGCCGGCCCCCGCGGAACGGGGCGCGCCCGGATGCCCGCGGAGCGGGAGTCAcccgccggcagcgctgcccgctcgcCGGCAGCGCGGGGGAAGATCGGGCAGAGCAGCCGCGGCGAGACCGAGAACGGGGCGGCCGGACCGCGGAGGGCCGAGACCGACAAGAGCCGGCGGCCGAGCCGGACCgctgggcgggggcggggccggggcggggcggagctcgccggggccggggccggagccggggccggagccggcttGCCGGGtctggcggcgggggcggcggagccgaaaggcgcggcgcggcgcgggtgGGCTGCGCTCCCAGCCGCTTGCGGTCTGCGGGTCGTTCCGCGCTCGGAGACCCTCGGGCGAGGACGGAAGATTACTTGAGAGAGATCGTCTCACCGTGACGCCCTGGTAGCGGAGTTCAGGCTGCCGGAGATTTGCATAATAATGTGAGCGGCACCGAGCCATCCGCTGAGAGGCCGCGCTGCCGGCAACAGTAgggattttaaaaggaaatcgTGAGATAGGTCAGCTCTTGAACAAAGGAATGCGAAGATGCTAATCCTCAGTCcgcatttgaaagaaaataagtattccAAGTAAACCGGGCCTAGTCCATCGGAGTTCCTGCTTATCCCCGAACTAGCAGAGAAGCTCTTGGAAAGACCGTTCCCTGGAAGCTTAAGGGATTTCAATGCAGCTCTCGTGTTTTTGATGGACAGGAAAGATCTAAAATCAGCAGTGTTAATTGCTAATGGCATTAGAAGCTCAAAGTGGGGCTATGCTACTGACTTTCCCCCCGcctcttattatttttaatgttgtttctcAAAAATAATCGGTATTTGAACTTAATTGCTATATAAGAACAGTATTATCATTCAGGTCAGTCATTTCAACACCTAATTTTCAGCAAAGCATTGTCATTACAAAACCATAGCCCGCAGTTAGTGAGTTTTTAGAAAATAAGTCTGTAGTAACTGGTGATTGCATTTTGCTCTGGTTCTAGACTGGGACCTGAATAAACTATTTGTCTGAAGTTTAGTTTCAGTATTTTCACCAAATGCTAAAGCATAAGCAAGTATTTTTTAAGATGTTCACACTATCAGTCTTGGCATCACTTAATTAATGCTTTCCAAGAAGGCTCCGTGCCTAGCTGCAGTAGGTGCTTTGTGGTATTTCAGGAGCCATGTTTTCCAGAACTCAAGAGGATCACAGTTCTCTTCCCTCTAATGTCCTCCCAAAGCAAGCACATAATTTTCACCGCAAATATGGAAAGCAACTATGAGATGGGCCAAACAATGTGAGATTAATTTCACTGGCCAACCAAActttatcaaaatatttccttgtcCCTAAGTATCCATAGAAGAGGATTACACTTTTGGTATTTTTTGCAGAAGAAGGACTACAGCAGTGGAGCCGGTGAGAAGGCATCATCCAAGATGAGCATCAagccttttcatttattttttaacagtcCAACAATAATTATATAGCTCCAGGCATGTGCCCGCTGGTTGGACAGTTTCTTAATACTGAGAAGGGGGAAGACAGTAACAGAAGAGTCTACCTTCTAACTCTACATTAACTTTTAAAAGCATATATTGTGTCTTTTGGAGGGAGGTTTGCTATCTAACACACACTGAAGAGCAATTTGATTACCTAGCTGTACAGGACACAAATATCCAGGTTTGGTAATTCCACACTCCTTCTTCCTTGCAGGTTAAGTGGATGATGCCAAGCCTTACCACCAATTGAGAAGTGCTTGATGGCTTTTGTCATGTGATTTCATGCATATCTATGCCGCACAGTGcagtaagggggaaaaaatacacagCTCACATCAGTGTTTCAGCACGGCGGGTTCAGCACTGTACAGATACCGCAGCTTGTTGGCTCTCAGCAGGGGTCATTAGGGCCACAGTAACACAGTTACGCTCCCATTCTGGAGCCAGTTCAGACTTTGCTTGTTGCACAGCACATGCCTGATTTTTAAATCCTACTCCACTCCTGGGGAATAAtgactgcatttcttttattGTTCTCTAACCATGCAACATTTTCCATCGCCCTGTCCTCACTCACCTATCtcctgaaagtaaaaaaaaaaaaaaaaaaaaggccccaaaCCTCTCGAATGCCTGCAACCGATCATTTCCAGAATAATCCGCAAGAACTAAACACGTCAGCCTTAATGGTTTAATGATTCTTAAGACATACACTTGGCTGTATCAGGACGCACTGGACATTATTGCTGTAAATCCTCTTCCTTATCATCCGTTCTTTAACTCTTCCTCATTCTTTGTCCGCTACATCTAAAATTAGAGGCAATTAATTAGGCGCAATAAATAATTATTGCGCCTAAAATTAGGCGCAATATTTTGGGTATTATTTGGTCTCTGTCAGTGGCATAAGCCTCAGCTTAACTAGACTCCTTGCAGACACGCTGAACAGAGAGCTGATGGAGCGTACCTAGAGTGTACCTATCGGTTACATTCATAAAAGGCCATAGGTGCCAAAGCTGAAACTTGGATCTTTAAAAATTCCTGCACAGCTCCCTGCCCATTCTGGAGGCTCTCAGATTTTTGAAGAATGCTCCCACATTTTGCCTCCTGAATAGACAAGTGCCTTGCTCCCATTGCAATCTGCACTTCCCACGGGCACTCACCAAACCTGATGCAACAGTCTCAATCTCACACAGAAGGGAAGATGAAACAGGAGTGCTGTGTTTCTTCCAAGTGCTCGGCCAGGGCAGAAACATGCAGTTTgaattccctttaaaataaatcttcagcTTGCTAGGGAAGCGCACTGTTCAGCAAACTGCCCACTTGCACTGCACAAATCTGGCACATCTTAGCCTATCCAAACAGTAACACGTTCATTATGAGTTTCTGTTTACCACTACAGGTAGTAGCATTACTGCTGTCTGCAGTGGTGAAGCTGTATTCCAAAACAGCAAGAGTTCTGTCTGTACTGCTGTGTAAACAGTAACTCAGGGTACGTTGGAGGTTAATTAGCAGAAGACCCATACTGCTTGCCTGCAGACACCATCTTCAGTTGGGGGGTGACCTGATGCTCTTTTGTTCACAGGAGGAATACCAGGTATGCCCATCATGGGAGCACCTTCCTCTGATTTCCCCCTCCTGATCCCCCCCCCAGGTTGCACATATTAATCATGTGGATACATCCTGACCTTCAGCTGTATTAGCTACTTTTCATAATGTCAGGTAGAAAGTAGGAGCCTGGGTCTTCCCAAACTCCTCTGTGTTGCTTACTGCCAGGCCAGATGGAATTTGTAGATAAAATACAAGGCTAGTAGTGACATGCAGAGTTGCATCTTGGGATACTGTAGATGTGTATCATGGGGCTTGAGCATACATTACTGATGTGCTGGTCTTTCAAAACAGGAGTCATGTTCCTATTGAAAGAGCAAACTTGCTAAACTCAGTCTGACCGAGAAGAGCCCCACTGCCTGAAAGTATCTCTTTCATGacatagtaaaaaaaccccaaaactattcCTGACAGTCGGTAGAATCCTTTCTGTTCACTGATCTGCTGCAAACAAGTTATTGATTTATGCCTCAAGTGGTAGTAAGGATGGTTTGTACCTAAGAATTCCAGTTGGTAGCCTTCATTTGTCAAACAATAAATAGTCTTAtagaatgtttttcttattttatgttaaCTGCATATCAACGTACTTCACAAGCAGTGAGAAACTTCAAGTCTTTCAAGGCTAGACTAGACGGAAAAAAACTTCTACAAATGACTATTCACAGTCTGACTGCATTTTCcaaatcattttcatttttgaacat
The nucleotide sequence above comes from Mycteria americana isolate JAX WOST 10 ecotype Jacksonville Zoo and Gardens chromosome 22, USCA_MyAme_1.0, whole genome shotgun sequence. Encoded proteins:
- the LOC142419937 gene encoding G protein-activated inward rectifier potassium channel 1-like isoform X2, with the protein product MSAVRRKFGDEYQVVGPARSGTRRERQRFVDKNGRCNVQHGNLGGESSRYLSDLFTTLVDLKWRWNLLIFLLTYTVAWLVMASMWWGIAYLRGDLHRAHDDTYTPCVANVYNFPSAFLFFIETEATIGYGHRYITERCPEGIVLFLFQSLLGSIVDAFLIGCMFIKMSQPKKRAETLMFSHAAVVSQRDGKLCLMFRVGNLRNSHMVSAQIRCKLIKITKKRAI